The genomic segment CAGAATCCTTTGTTGCTGTCGATAAGCAGGTGCTCTCTGTGGAAGAAGCCTTGGAAGGGGCACGGGACATATTGGCCGAATGTATTGCCATGAACGCCGATATTCGCCGTGAGCTGCGCGATCGTTTAACGACGAAAAGTCTCTTGGTCGTGCATCCGGTACGAGTGGATGCCGAACTTTCCAAACGATACAGTTCCTTTGCAAATCTCAAAAAGAGATTGGAAGAAATTTCTGCAGAAACCCTGCTTGGGCTGCTGAAAGCAGAACGTGAAAGTGCCTTGCGTCTTGAGTTGGTCATCGACGATGATCAAATTATTGAGCATATCGCCGGGCGTTTCATACAAGATAAAGACAGTGCCTATGCCGCAGAAATCCAAGCCGCCGTAAAAGATGCGTATAAGCGTCTGCTCCGGCCTGTTATTGAGGATGAAGTGTTGGTGCGCGAACGGCGTAAAGCGGAAGATTACGTTATTTCTAATTGCCGCGATCATTTGCGCAGTCTGCTCCTGACACCGCCGGCAGGATCGGTTCCTGTTATCGGGATTTGCTCTTGGGAGCCCAAAAAATACTGTTTTGTTATCGTTGATGGTGAAGGTACGTTTAAACAGTCCTTAGTTGTTGAAGTAGATGATGACGCCTTGCTCAGCGCTAAAATTGAAGAAGGACTAAATTCTTTACTTGAGAGCGAGTCTGTCGCGGGAATCGGCATTAGCAGCGGACCCGGAGGCAGGGAGGTGTTGCAGATTGTCCAACGCCTATTGAATAAAACAAAGCGGCCGGCTTTTGTATCCTTGATTCAAGATAATGGTTTGGCTGCCTATGTACATTCCGCTTTGGCAGTGGAAGAGTTACCCGAACTGGACGATGCTCTCCGCGCTACTGTATCCATTGCCCGACGTTTGCAAGATCCTTTGGCGGAATTGGTGAAAGTAGATCCCTGCAGCCTTATCCCGAGCCGTATGAGTACCGGTGTAAACCGCAAATCCTTGTTGGCGGGCGCCGTACAGGCCATCGAATCCATCGTGAACCGTGTGGGCGTGAATCTGAACACCGCTTCCGTCAATCTCTTGCGCTATGTAAGCGGTCTGCAATTTGGCGTTGCCCAAGTAATTACCGAGAAGCGGCAGGAATTGGGTAAATTTACGAATCGTACCAATTTGCAGGATATTTCCGGCATTGGTGAAAAGACCTATCAGCAATGTGCTGCCTTTTTGCGTATTTTCGATGGGGAAAATCCCTTGGATGCTTCCTCCATTCACCCAGAATCTTACGGCTTTGTAGACAAGATGCTCAAAGAGCTGGAAGCCACGCTTGAAGAGGTGCGGGAGAATCCGGAAAGGCTCCGTGCTCTTGACTTGAACGCCTTTGGTGATGAGACGACCGGCCCCTTAACGCTTGAAGATATCTGCTATGAATTGGGACGTCTTGGCCGTGATGCGCGGCGGAACTACCGGCCTCCCCAAAACTTTGTTAATATTGATTCCATGGACGATCTGCGAGAGCAAATGGTGCTTGAAGGAATTATAACGAACATAACCGACTTCGGCATCTTTGTTAATATTGGTTTAGAGCAAGAGGGACTTGTCCATCGTTCTGAAGTAGGCCGCTGGATGCAAAACGATCCCAAACGAATCTTGCAAGTGGGTAGTGTTGTAAAAGTGATGGTATTGCAGATAGAACAAGAATTGAAACGAATTGGCCTTTCTATAAAAGCGGCCCTGAAGCTTCCCCTCACCAGACCTCAAGCACGGGAAAGCTCAGCCCCCTTTGAACGATACCGTCGTGATGACCGTGCTTCAAATCGCTTTGACCGTGATTCCGGATTTGGAGACGGTGCGCGAGGCGCTTCAGGGGCAGGACGTCGCCGGAGAGACAAAAAAGACCTTACGGTTCAAAAAACATCAGACGCGGGAGACCGAAAGAAAAAAGACGAGAAAGTGTTTTTGAACACGACCCTCGCCGATCAACTTGCTTCCTTGCGCGACAAAATTATTGCCAATAGACAAGACTAGCGGCAGCCGTTATTTACAGTCACATTCTGTCTTAATTATTCGGCAGCTTCCGCATTGTGTTTGATCTTATCCAAGACTGATTCGAGGGAAGGATCAAGACGCAAGGCATGACGCCATTGTACCAACGCCTGATCGCGCTTGCCTTGCTGAAAATAAATGTCGCCGAGGTGTTCCCGTAATACGGCGTCGTCCGTATCCATTCCGTATAGTGCACGGCGCACATAGTCTGCCGCTTTTTCACTTTTTCCCTGCTTGTAATAGACCCAGCCCATGCTGTCCAGATAATAGGGATTTTCCGGATCGACGGACAAGGCTTGTCCGATGAGTTTTTCCGCTTCCTCCAGCTTCATCGTATTTTCGGCGTAGAGATAGCCCAAAAAGTTTTGAATATCCGCATCATCGGGGTTCACTTTGAGACAACGAAGCAGATGGGTTTCAGCAGCTGCAATATCATTTAGTTTTTCATAGATGGTTGCACAGTGATAGTTGGGATAGAAAGTTTCTTTGCTGTGCGCTAACACGGTTTTAAAACAAAGCAACGCCTCTTCATGCTTATTGGAATAGAGAAGCAGTCTGCCTTGCAAAAACTCGAGGATAGGTGAAAATCCAAATTTTTCACGGAGCAAACTCAATTTGCTTTGCAGCAGTTCCGGAACCTCTTCTTTTCCAAACAAAGCGGGAAGGGTTCGTAAGATTAAATCGGCCTCGGCTTCTACCTCTTCCAAACTGTAGCGATCATCCCAAGGGTTCGTGGAGCCATAGGCGGCTTCCACTTGATCAAAATTGGCAAGGGCAAAAATAAGGTCTGCAAATAAATAGGCCTTTCCTTCCAAGGCATATTGCTGGGAACGCTCCATGTCCCCTTTGAAGAACAAAATCCAGGCCATCTGCAAATAGTTGGCGGGACTCGTATTCTCACTGTTGATTAATCGACTTAAAGTTTCTTCTGCCTCCACGCTTCTTCCCAGACGGAATTGGGTTGCCGCAAGATAATCAAAGCTTGTGAAATCATTGGAATTCACAAGAAGATACATCTGCAGGCAAGTTTCACAGTCCACATATTCGCCGAGATCGAAAAGAACGAGTGCGAGAAAGAACCATGCCCGCGTTATTTGCGGTTCCAGCTGTAAGACCCGAATAAAAGATTCTTTCGCCGAAGGATAATCGCCGATACGGGTAAGGGTGATACCCATTTGATAATAAAGGGCGGCACTGTTGGGGCTGAGTTCGAGCAGTTTTTCATAGACCTCAATGGCCGAGACGAGGTCGTTCATCAATTCTTGTTGTTCGACCAGCGCCCCATAGGCGGAAGGATCGTCAGGGCGCAGCGCAATGATTTTTTCGATGGCGCGGAGCGCTGCTTCATTGTTGTTCATGCTGCGATTGATTTGGGCATATACGATCCATAGTTCCGGGCTGTCTGGGATTTGCTCCAGCGCTTTTTCGCAGCTTGCCATGGCTTGATCCAAATTGCCAAGCCGCAAGTAACTGCGAATGAGCCGTAATCTCGGTGTGACAGCTGTAGGATCGTGCTGAATTACGCGCGTATAATTGGCTACCGCGTTTTTCAGGCTGCCTTGACGTTCACTAATAATACCTGCAATATGATGCGCGTAAGTGCGACCTTGTTTTTCGGTCTTGAAAGAAAATTTCCGGAAGGGATTCAGAGTGCCTTCATCCGGGAAACTTTTGCATCCGCTTAAGCATACCGTGATTATCAGCAAAATAGTGGCAAAAATTTTATGCACGTTGATCTTCTCTTTATGCTGACTACAACAGTCCGGTCGTTTCATTGGTTTCGTCTTTTTGCGTGAAAGGCGCGAAACTTCGCCGATGTTCGGGGCAGGGCCCTAATGTTTCAATTGCTCTTCGGTGTTCTAAGGTACCGTATCCTTTGTTACGTGCAAAGCCGTAACCGGGATAGAGGGTATCCAGTTCTCTTAAAAATGTGTCACGTGTGACCTTCGCGACCACACTGGCCGCGGCGATCGTTAATGAACGGCTGTCACCTTTTACAACGCGCATGGTCGGCACGGCAATACCGGCAAGATTATACCCGTCAACGAGTAAGAAATCCGGCCTTATCGATAAGCCTTCCATCGCCTTGCGCATGGCAAGATAATTGGCTTGCTGGATGCCCATACGATCGATTTCTGACGCGGATATACTTGCACAGGCCCAAACATGGGTGCCGCCTGTAATACAGTTATAGAGGGATTGACGACTCGTCTCTGTTAATTGTTTAGAGTCATTCAAGCCGGGAATTGGTTCAGACAGTATTACTGCTGCCGCCACAATAGGCCCCGCCAAGGGGCCCCGACCAGCTTCGTCCACACCTGCTACATTGGAAAAACCGTCACACCAAAGCGAATTTTCTATGCTAAGCATAGCACAAAGACGTTGTTGTTCTGTAAAAGAACAACCCGTTACAGTGCTCATAAAACGATGGATTGGTAAACTTTTCGACATAGGGTTTTAGTTTAGGGTTTAGACGAAATGATGGTTTAGGACGAGATGTGGAGCAATACTTTGAGCATGTCATGGTCTTTAGCCCGAGACAGTGCCTCGACGCCGTCATCCAAGGGATATACGGCTGTAATCATAGAAGTTAATTCTACCGTTCCCGTAGCAATCGCTTCCAAAGCGGGGCGGAACGGGCCGCAGCGGGAGCCGACGATATGCACTTCATTGACAACGGTGCTGACGGCGTCCATCTCAAATCCTTTTTCTGTGGTTGTTTTCAAAATAATGGTACCTTCGGGGCGAACGAGAGACAAGGCGCGGTTCAGACCGAAGACTGTCCCTGTGGCTTCCACTACGATATCGGCTTTGCCTTCTACCGGCTCCGTGTTCAGCGCTGTGGGGATACCCAAAGGTGCAAGCAGATCAAGCTTCCAAGGATGTTTTCCGATACACAGGGTGTTTTTTGAATGGAGCCAAAGCACCTGCGCCGCGAGCAATCCCAATTTTCCGTCGCCAAGGACAATGACCCGGTCATCGGCAGGGACAGATAGCTGCTCGGGAATACGAAAAGCAGCGGCTAAAGGTTCTGTAAATACAGCCATTTCATTTTGCACGTCCTTGGGCACGAGATGAAGATTTTCTTCGGGAAGCGTGACATACTCCGCAAAAACACCGGGACGGTCTTGGATGCCGAGGACGGTACGACGTTCACAATGGCGCGGCATTTCCATGTTGCAGTAAGTACAGGCTTTACAAACACAATTGATTTCGCCGACTACCCGTTTCCCTCGAAGAAAACTGTTGTGTGACCGTTCTACGACGCCGACAAATTCATGGCCGAGGATGCCGTGAAAGCCCATGTAACCGCGCACAATTTCAAGATCGGTTCGGCAAATACCTGCATAGAGGACACGGATCAGCGCCTCTCCCGGGGCGGGGGTAGGCATAGGCAGATCAAGCAATTTTAAGGTTGAATCGAATACCAATGCTTTCATTGCTATCTTTCTTAAGAGCGTATGATGCACCCCTTTGCTGATCTCGAACAGCAAATCAACTTTGGATCAGGCTTGTGTAGAGGTGCGTGAAAAGAAGTTCATCATCGAAATTGAGGAGAACTACCGTGACAAAGTTGATTTTACCACTTGCAATATCTTAAAAGATATCAACATCATACTATTGTACAACTTCAAGATATCCTATAAAAATGTTCATCGCATCAGCATTTCATCCGGCCTATGAGAAAATAGGCGGGCATGCTGTTTTTAGAACTTATCGCTTTAAGCGTTGAGAAATATGTTTTCTAATTTATTTTGTGGTAGCATAATACAAAATGAAAAGGGTAGAAGGGTTCGTTCTTAATGTCGTCTGATCTGTATACTAAGGACTTCTGCCAAGAAACCGCCTGTTGTTGCAGCAGATTTGTAGTTGTCTGCGGGGCGGTACAATAAGGATGGAAAATGCCTGATGTAAAATGTCCAAGATGTGCCCTGCCGGAAGTTTCGGATAATGGATTATGTCCTGAGTGCGGCGCGCAGCTTTCAAACGGCCTTATCGTGATTGCCTCAGAAACTCCTATTGATCCTGAAGAAGGCGATATTTTTCAAATTGGCGATCTGATCAATAACCGTTATGAAGTGCAGTCTCTCATCGGAAGAGGGGGCATGGGCTCTGTCTATAAAGTATCGGACAAGGTGCTCAATGAAGAACTGGCGCTCAAGGTATTGCTGCCCTATTTCGCCTCAGACAAAAATATCGTTGAACGCTTTATAAATGAAGTCCGGATTACGCGACGCATTACGCATCCCAATATTGTGCGGGTCCACGACATCGGTCTTGCCGGTGATAACCTTTTCATTTCCATGGAGTATGTTGCCGGAGAATCTTTGAGCGCCATACTCAAGCGTATGGGCGATAATGCCCACCTTGGCGTTCGCCAATCTGTGCATATCATGACGCAAGTAAGTATCGCCTTAAAGTATGCGCATCATTTTACGATTCACCGCGATATCAAGCCGGACAATATCATGGTGACCGCCAAGAACCACATTAAGTTGATGGATTTCGGAATTTCAAAGCTGAGAGATGAGCGTTTCGATACCAACGATCATGAAATTGTGGGAACGCCCCAGTATATGGCGCCCGAACAAATTCATCAAGCGCCTAATGTGGATGGCCGCGCCGATATTTACAGTTTGGGTGTGGTGCTTCATGAACTGCTTACGGGAACCATTCCCACCGGCTTGATGCAACCTTTTCCCAACGCGCCTGTAGATCTTTCGCCTGACTTGGAGGCTATTGTACTAAAGTGTTTGGAATCTGACCGGGAAAAACGCTACGCAGATGCGAATGAACTGCTAACGGCATTGCGTTCTCTTGCCATGCTCTCCGAGAGTGATCAGTCGGCAATGTTCACGCCCCACAAAAGCTCTGCTTCCGGAATATTAACACCTGCGCCTTTCACTTCTTCCATGACCGACATATTAGAGTCCTTCATGAAAGACGAAAATATACGTTTTTTCGATTCTGATTCAGATAGCGTCGGATCGGAAAGCGATTCTAATCTTAGGAGTTCCGGTGACCAACAAAGCAGAATCTCATCGGATTCCTCTATTGATGATCATCCCTTTTCTAAAAGTAAGACCGTTGCAAAGTCCGCTGGTTATCCTGGTGCCAAAAAGAAATACCAGCCCACGTTTTTTGAAGCCTACGGAAAAGTTATTGGGATTGTTTGTGCAATCTTGCTTGTTCTTGGTGTCGCCTTTTTTGGGAAAAGTCATTTTTCTGCAGATGATGATGAACCGATCGCTGCAGAAAAACCGTCCACTGAGGTGATCAAAAATAAAGTGCTAGCCAAAGTGGCTTCCAAAAACAGCGTCATGGACGCCTTTGTTGCGATCCAAGAATCCTATCGGCGCGATCCTTCCCCTGAAAACAGAGAAGCCATTGAAATTGTTCGTGAGATAGCTATAGACTCTTTACTTGCTGATCTCTACGCCGTCCCCTTTAATATGAAAAAGATGAACGCTGCGTCGAACGGAGTCGTTCGTCTCATTCAGATTGACAATGACATACGAATCGCAAGCTTGAGAGAGGAAATCAATCGTGAAGTTGCGCTCTTTAAATTTGTATTGACTGCTGTCGATTCAGAGCAGAACACGGCTGTTTTCAGGCTGAATAATCCCTATTATCCTTCAGATACTGAAACCGTTCAAGAAGGCGATCTTTTGCAAAAGCGTTTTCTCATAACCGGTATAAGCGCTAAAGCAGTTTATCTTGAAGATACCAATCCCCGCTGTAAAGGCAGAACTTTGTTGGCGCGAGTCATGGAACCTATTACGGCACGGTGAGTGATGCCCTTCGTCTTATAGATCAAGCAATGCAGCCAAGATCATCCCTTTTTTGTGAAGCGATATCACCGTTTGGATCCACGACGGGGGCTCCTTAATCGTCGGTTATCCGGGCTTCACACTCCCAATTGCCATCCCATAAATAATGTTGTGTCTCACGAAGAACAGTGTTGCTTAACAACAATAAGGCGACCAGATTGGGTAACGCCATTAAGGCATTGGCAATGTCTGCAAAATTCCAAACGAGATCAAGCTTTACCACTGAGCCTAGCATGACCGCAACCACCCAAAGACCTCGATAAGGGCCGATTGCCTTGGTTCCCAACATGTATTCTACCGCTTTTTCGCCATAATAAGACCAGCCCAATATGGTGGAGAATACAAAGGTGAGCAGGCCGATTGTCAGAACCGTCGGCCCGATTAAACCCAGATCTTGGAACGCCAGATGGGTAAGTTGCCCGGCATCGTGCGCCTCCATCCATTTGCCCGAGTTCACAACAACAAGACCCGTCAAAAGACAGATGACGACGGTATCCCAAAATGTGCCTGTTGCCGAGACCAAGGCTTGGCGTACAGGGTTGCGGGTTTGCGCAGCCGCTGCGACAATGGGAGCACTGCCAAGACCCGATTCATTGGAGAACAAGCCACGGGCAACACCAAAACGCATGGCGGCCATAATGCCGGCGCCTACAAAGCCTCCTGCCGCCGCTTGTCCTCGAAAAGCGCTTTTAAGGATAAGCAGGCAGGTATCGGGAAGGGTGTCCACATGTTTTCCCAATAAAATGAGGCAGCCCAAAATATAAAATACAGCCATTAGGGGTACCAATCGGGTGCAGGTAGTACCAATAGATTTGATGCCGCCCAACAGTACCAGCGCGGTAAGTAGACTGAGCAACGCTCCGGTAACCCAAGGGCTTAGGCTGAGAAGGGGGCCGCTAACATTGAGCTGCTCTTCCAAGGTGTGGCTGACCAAAGTGGTTACCGCATTGGCTTGCACCATGTTGCCGATCCCGAAAGCAGCGACGGCGGTGAATAAGGCGAAAAGAAAGCCCAACCAAGGCAGCTTCAGTCCCTTTGTGATGACGTACATGGGCCCGCCCGCCATTTGCCCTTGTTCGTTGACAACACGATACTTAACGGAGAGAACGGCTTCTGCGTATTTGGTGGCAATACCAAATACACCGGTTAACCACATCCACAACACGGCTCCGGGACCGCCCAGACTGACCGCTGTTGCGACGCCCACAATATTTCCCGTGCCTACCGTGGCCGCCAGCGCCACGGTGAGGGCGCTGAAATGACTGACATCGCCAATGCCTTCTTTTTCCCTGCAAAAAGACAGCTTGATAGCTTTCGGGATATAGCGCTGAATAAAGCGAAGGCGTATCGTCAAAAATATATGGGTTCCCAGAAGTAAAATAAGTAAGGGCGGTCCCCAAATCCATGCGCTTATTTGTGAGAGTATCTGATTTATAGCATTCAACATAATTTTTTACCGCTTCATCGCACGTGTAGGAATAAAGAAAACTATCGTATGATTAAAACTGCAGTGCCCTATTAAAAAAACGCCTATACGTTGCTTATAAAATATAAGACGCCCTTAACAGGGCATGTAGGGGGCTCCACACCTCCAAGCTTTCATTATGGCAGAGTGCCATCTGATGAATGCAAATTTTTTAAGCCTGCCAAGCTGAAGTCAAGAGCAATATAACATGAACAATCAGAGTTTTATTTTCGCGAGATAAATCTTGCTTTTCCCTTCATGAGAGGCGTAATAGCTGACCCACAGCAACTCATCGTGCCAAACCAATCCCGGATAGCTGGTGTCGCCGCCGCTGGGCAGTTCTAAAACAGGCGCATAATGCTCTGTTGTCAGAGGCCCGAGCGCTGTTTTTACTTCAGGTTCATAGCGTCGTCCCGCAGCGATCATGGAGCCATCAGGCAAGAGCAAGAAATTAGGCCCGCCAATATTGTATTCAAGTTCTTTGAATTCCCACCTTGTGTAAGGGGGCTGACTCAGCCCAAACCACGCATTGCGTGTACCCGCCTCACGGCGTATGAGCGCCATCATGGTACCGTCAGCTTGGAAGCGGAGCGTCGTTTCATTCGGTTTCCCGGTCACTTCAAGTTTCGTTAATTCCCTCCAGATCAGCCCGTCTTCACTGCTTTTTAAATGAAGTTCCCATTCATCTTTTTCTGCTACGGGACCACTATAAGCCACGCCATAGGCAGTTCCCTTATGCCACGTGGTGCGCCAAAGCCAATCGCCATCCTCACAAATGGGGCTTGGTGCGGTCCACTCGTTTCCCTGCGATGAAAAGGAAACACGGGG from the Candidatus Hydrogenedentota bacterium genome contains:
- a CDS encoding S1 RNA-binding domain-containing protein; amino-acid sequence: MIAQNFIENIAHETKTEVEQVAAAIALFNKGATVPFVARYRKDVTRGLNESKLERIFERNDYFVVLTSRRDALMENIEKQGKMTDELRAAFCACEDHLTLEDVNLPFKKIRNNRAAIAANKGLLSLADYIWAQSAVSPPPVLYAESFVAVDKQVLSVEEALEGARDILAECIAMNADIRRELRDRLTTKSLLVVHPVRVDAELSKRYSSFANLKKRLEEISAETLLGLLKAERESALRLELVIDDDQIIEHIAGRFIQDKDSAYAAEIQAAVKDAYKRLLRPVIEDEVLVRERRKAEDYVISNCRDHLRSLLLTPPAGSVPVIGICSWEPKKYCFVIVDGEGTFKQSLVVEVDDDALLSAKIEEGLNSLLESESVAGIGISSGPGGREVLQIVQRLLNKTKRPAFVSLIQDNGLAAYVHSALAVEELPELDDALRATVSIARRLQDPLAELVKVDPCSLIPSRMSTGVNRKSLLAGAVQAIESIVNRVGVNLNTASVNLLRYVSGLQFGVAQVITEKRQELGKFTNRTNLQDISGIGEKTYQQCAAFLRIFDGENPLDASSIHPESYGFVDKMLKELEATLEEVRENPERLRALDLNAFGDETTGPLTLEDICYELGRLGRDARRNYRPPQNFVNIDSMDDLREQMVLEGIITNITDFGIFVNIGLEQEGLVHRSEVGRWMQNDPKRILQVGSVVKVMVLQIEQELKRIGLSIKAALKLPLTRPQARESSAPFERYRRDDRASNRFDRDSGFGDGARGASGAGRRRRDKKDLTVQKTSDAGDRKKKDEKVFLNTTLADQLASLRDKIIANRQD
- a CDS encoding tetratricopeptide repeat protein, giving the protein MHKIFATILLIITVCLSGCKSFPDEGTLNPFRKFSFKTEKQGRTYAHHIAGIISERQGSLKNAVANYTRVIQHDPTAVTPRLRLIRSYLRLGNLDQAMASCEKALEQIPDSPELWIVYAQINRSMNNNEAALRAIEKIIALRPDDPSAYGALVEQQELMNDLVSAIEVYEKLLELSPNSAALYYQMGITLTRIGDYPSAKESFIRVLQLEPQITRAWFFLALVLFDLGEYVDCETCLQMYLLVNSNDFTSFDYLAATQFRLGRSVEAEETLSRLINSENTSPANYLQMAWILFFKGDMERSQQYALEGKAYLFADLIFALANFDQVEAAYGSTNPWDDRYSLEEVEAEADLILRTLPALFGKEEVPELLQSKLSLLREKFGFSPILEFLQGRLLLYSNKHEEALLCFKTVLAHSKETFYPNYHCATIYEKLNDIAAAETHLLRCLKVNPDDADIQNFLGYLYAENTMKLEEAEKLIGQALSVDPENPYYLDSMGWVYYKQGKSEKAADYVRRALYGMDTDDAVLREHLGDIYFQQGKRDQALVQWRHALRLDPSLESVLDKIKHNAEAAE
- a CDS encoding ribonuclease HII, encoding MSTVTGCSFTEQQRLCAMLSIENSLWCDGFSNVAGVDEAGRGPLAGPIVAAAVILSEPIPGLNDSKQLTETSRQSLYNCITGGTHVWACASISASEIDRMGIQQANYLAMRKAMEGLSIRPDFLLVDGYNLAGIAVPTMRVVKGDSRSLTIAAASVVAKVTRDTFLRELDTLYPGYGFARNKGYGTLEHRRAIETLGPCPEHRRSFAPFTQKDETNETTGLL
- a CDS encoding alcohol dehydrogenase catalytic domain-containing protein, whose product is MKALVFDSTLKLLDLPMPTPAPGEALIRVLYAGICRTDLEIVRGYMGFHGILGHEFVGVVERSHNSFLRGKRVVGEINCVCKACTYCNMEMPRHCERRTVLGIQDRPGVFAEYVTLPEENLHLVPKDVQNEMAVFTEPLAAAFRIPEQLSVPADDRVIVLGDGKLGLLAAQVLWLHSKNTLCIGKHPWKLDLLAPLGIPTALNTEPVEGKADIVVEATGTVFGLNRALSLVRPEGTIILKTTTEKGFEMDAVSTVVNEVHIVGSRCGPFRPALEAIATGTVELTSMITAVYPLDDGVEALSRAKDHDMLKVLLHISS
- a CDS encoding serine/threonine protein kinase, encoding MPDVKCPRCALPEVSDNGLCPECGAQLSNGLIVIASETPIDPEEGDIFQIGDLINNRYEVQSLIGRGGMGSVYKVSDKVLNEELALKVLLPYFASDKNIVERFINEVRITRRITHPNIVRVHDIGLAGDNLFISMEYVAGESLSAILKRMGDNAHLGVRQSVHIMTQVSIALKYAHHFTIHRDIKPDNIMVTAKNHIKLMDFGISKLRDERFDTNDHEIVGTPQYMAPEQIHQAPNVDGRADIYSLGVVLHELLTGTIPTGLMQPFPNAPVDLSPDLEAIVLKCLESDREKRYADANELLTALRSLAMLSESDQSAMFTPHKSSASGILTPAPFTSSMTDILESFMKDENIRFFDSDSDSVGSESDSNLRSSGDQQSRISSDSSIDDHPFSKSKTVAKSAGYPGAKKKYQPTFFEAYGKVIGIVCAILLVLGVAFFGKSHFSADDDEPIAAEKPSTEVIKNKVLAKVASKNSVMDAFVAIQESYRRDPSPENREAIEIVREIAIDSLLADLYAVPFNMKKMNAASNGVVRLIQIDNDIRIASLREEINREVALFKFVLTAVDSEQNTAVFRLNNPYYPSDTETVQEGDLLQKRFLITGISAKAVYLEDTNPRCKGRTLLARVMEPITAR
- a CDS encoding sodium:alanine symporter family protein, with the translated sequence MLNAINQILSQISAWIWGPPLLILLLGTHIFLTIRLRFIQRYIPKAIKLSFCREKEGIGDVSHFSALTVALAATVGTGNIVGVATAVSLGGPGAVLWMWLTGVFGIATKYAEAVLSVKYRVVNEQGQMAGGPMYVITKGLKLPWLGFLFALFTAVAAFGIGNMVQANAVTTLVSHTLEEQLNVSGPLLSLSPWVTGALLSLLTALVLLGGIKSIGTTCTRLVPLMAVFYILGCLILLGKHVDTLPDTCLLILKSAFRGQAAAGGFVGAGIMAAMRFGVARGLFSNESGLGSAPIVAAAAQTRNPVRQALVSATGTFWDTVVICLLTGLVVVNSGKWMEAHDAGQLTHLAFQDLGLIGPTVLTIGLLTFVFSTILGWSYYGEKAVEYMLGTKAIGPYRGLWVVAVMLGSVVKLDLVWNFADIANALMALPNLVALLLLSNTVLRETQHYLWDGNWECEARITDD
- a CDS encoding exo-alpha-sialidase, whose translation is MRMGHVFFIVLAAALISGHAFSQSTPELLSVKAIWEQGEHNAFTDLIYFSDRWFCVFREATGHVKGNGTIRIISSVDGEAWESTGLLSEEGIDLRDPKICLTADNRLTITMGGSLYKDGHLLNRRPRVSFSSQGNEWTAPSPICEDGDWLWRTTWHKGTAYGVAYSGPVAEKDEWELHLKSSEDGLIWRELTKLEVTGKPNETTLRFQADGTMMALIRREAGTRNAWFGLSQPPYTRWEFKELEYNIGGPNFLLLPDGSMIAAGRRYEPEVKTALGPLTTEHYAPVLELPSGGDTSYPGLVWHDELLWVSYYASHEGKSKIYLAKIKL